A portion of the Acidobacteriaceae bacterium genome contains these proteins:
- a CDS encoding SDR family oxidoreductase: MAHKIALIAGVTGIVGRNLATLLATQSDWTIYGLSRSGCSIKGVHSLAADLQDPASVAAALQGLQPTHIFITTWLRQATEAENIRVNAGMVRNLLSAATASGHVEHVALVTGLKHYLGPFEAYGKGVLPATPFREEQPRLDIENFYYAQEDEVFAAAANAGFGWSIHRPHTIIGYAVGNAMNMGTTLAAYASLCRETGMPFQFPGSAAQWNSLTDMTDARLLARHQLWAATTPAARNEAFNVVNGDVFRWSWMWPRLAEWFGIEAAPFTSDGFPLETQLKHAEPLWNSLAEKHGLAEPDLHRLVSAWHTDADLGRPIEVVTDMSKSRKLGFLDYQATDEAFFDLFETLRANRLIP; this comes from the coding sequence ATGGCCCACAAAATCGCTCTCATCGCAGGCGTCACCGGAATCGTCGGGCGTAACCTCGCCACGCTGCTTGCCACACAGTCTGACTGGACGATCTACGGCCTCTCGCGCAGCGGATGCTCCATCAAGGGTGTTCACTCCCTCGCCGCGGACCTGCAAGACCCAGCCTCCGTCGCCGCGGCTCTGCAAGGCCTCCAGCCCACCCACATCTTCATCACCACCTGGCTACGCCAAGCCACCGAAGCCGAAAATATTCGCGTCAACGCCGGCATGGTGCGCAACCTCCTGAGCGCGGCCACAGCATCGGGCCACGTCGAACACGTCGCCCTCGTCACCGGCCTCAAACACTACCTCGGGCCGTTCGAGGCCTACGGCAAAGGCGTACTTCCCGCAACACCCTTCCGCGAAGAGCAGCCGCGCCTCGACATCGAGAACTTTTACTACGCGCAGGAAGACGAAGTCTTCGCCGCGGCTGCAAACGCAGGCTTCGGCTGGAGCATTCATCGCCCCCACACCATCATCGGCTACGCCGTCGGCAATGCGATGAACATGGGCACGACACTCGCCGCCTACGCCAGCCTCTGCCGCGAAACAGGTATGCCCTTCCAATTCCCCGGCTCTGCCGCACAGTGGAACAGCCTCACAGACATGACCGACGCCCGCCTGCTCGCCCGGCATCAACTCTGGGCAGCCACCACTCCCGCCGCGCGCAACGAAGCCTTCAACGTCGTCAACGGCGATGTCTTCCGCTGGAGCTGGATGTGGCCGCGTCTCGCCGAGTGGTTCGGCATCGAAGCCGCCCCTTTCACCAGCGACGGCTTCCCACTCGAAACACAACTCAAGCACGCCGAGCCCCTCTGGAACTCACTTGCAGAAAAGCACGGACTCGCCGAACCCGATCTTCATCGTCTCGTCTCCGCCTGGCACACAGACGCCGACCTCGGCCGACCCATCGAAGTCGTCACCGACATGTCCAAGAGCCGCAAGCTAGGCTTCCTCGACTATCAGGCCACCGACGAAGCCTTCTTCGATCTGTTTGAAACTCTTCGCGCCAACCGCCTTATCCCCTAG
- a CDS encoding Rne/Rng family ribonuclease translates to MSKEIYISSTPQETRLAIVENNELNEIYYERENEYTLAGSIYNGKVTRVLPGMQSSFVDIGLERDAFLYITDFMEEAGDSADFEGDRSGGNAGGGGARREGGRGEGGRGGRGRKERGGDRERQPKASVESSDEAEFRSAVDEPMVVDAGRDGEELGEGAPGADGSRRWRGRRGRRRGGRPGEERQESQPSTGGEQQVVVEGGWDDEGFDVSASAAPEAEAVVEETEAGSEQGEGSRRRGRRDRNDRGGRGGRGERRERSSAPSQEYGADDNVQAVPGAEPFILPGETLSKYLPKEEREAIDRAEAEAAAKLPKAHVAAASTEFVISGWDGGTVLPGETLRSRGAAPAASSSSSRSEEVSAEDIRRYARDDRGERKGRGENTGDDRRRDRDARRGRRDRNIDPAEAVLPAVTSQHEPEATVLPFSDDAPSYEVAETEERFAQHDQDDAHAEFIAQRLEAQEQLEEVEPSYEVSTEMAPEAEIPAAVIEAVEEFHETVEEYEPEENASASFRVDNGDQREFRQSAPDAEPLAEESEAAAEEHSFTSVQATGEMISEPMIEEEMLDEADPLDHERAVQGTHLGESEGTPMAAPMFAPGEGELEEELLDDEEDGTLMLSASAFDDDTEEETLEAAPELGGLLDEMSLDALVHEDEDEDEGIDFEDDDLEEDELDAGSEIAGAEVSEGEEEPFAESTELDENGEPVARAEGGERRERGRRGGRGRRGGRERERGERRERPAAAEATEAAPAEESERREGGEERSSGGGRRDRRGMAGSRSGGRMSRASAQLTDLPAISDLLKPGQEVLVQIAKEPIAKKGARITSHIALPGRFLVFMPTVSHVGVSRKIESDGERRRLKEILLSERGDASGGFIVRTAASGASEEELRSDLRFLLNLWADIKSRSESSKSPALIYHDLNLVERILRDQVTDNFSAIWVDTEDAYERVLRFLQRFQPSLIRRVKLYSKETPLFEQFGITEEINKALRSKVWLKSGGSIVINQTEALVAIDINTGKYVGKTARLEDTIVKTNLDAIPEIVRQIRLRDLGGIIVIDFIDMDERKNRHKVLAALEEELKKDRAPSKVLQFNDFGLVAITRKRVKQSLERTLSTTCNICAGTGMVKSPITVCNEIYIELRKMHKHLDKGDVMLRVNPEVVKQLKAGSGKWLQEMEEMSGKTILVKSDPALHPEQFDIH, encoded by the coding sequence ATGTCGAAGGAAATTTACATCTCCAGCACACCGCAGGAAACGCGGCTGGCGATCGTTGAAAACAACGAACTTAACGAGATTTATTACGAGCGCGAGAACGAGTACACGCTCGCAGGCTCTATTTACAACGGCAAGGTGACGCGCGTGCTTCCGGGCATGCAGTCGAGCTTTGTGGACATCGGCCTTGAGCGCGATGCCTTCCTCTACATCACAGACTTCATGGAAGAAGCGGGCGACTCCGCGGACTTCGAAGGCGATCGCTCGGGCGGAAACGCGGGTGGTGGCGGTGCGCGTCGCGAGGGTGGCCGTGGAGAGGGTGGCCGCGGCGGACGTGGACGCAAGGAGCGCGGCGGCGATCGTGAGCGCCAGCCGAAGGCCAGCGTCGAAAGCAGCGATGAGGCGGAGTTCCGCAGCGCTGTGGACGAGCCGATGGTTGTTGATGCGGGCCGCGATGGCGAAGAGTTGGGCGAGGGAGCACCGGGTGCCGATGGCAGCCGTCGCTGGCGTGGACGCCGCGGCCGTCGCCGTGGTGGACGTCCGGGCGAAGAGCGCCAGGAGTCGCAGCCGTCGACCGGTGGCGAGCAGCAGGTTGTGGTGGAAGGCGGATGGGACGACGAGGGCTTTGATGTTTCGGCCAGCGCGGCTCCTGAAGCGGAAGCTGTCGTGGAAGAGACCGAGGCGGGCAGCGAGCAGGGCGAAGGTAGCCGTCGTCGTGGCCGTCGTGATCGCAATGACCGAGGTGGACGTGGTGGCCGCGGAGAGCGCCGCGAGCGTTCGTCGGCCCCGAGCCAGGAGTATGGCGCGGACGATAACGTTCAGGCTGTTCCGGGTGCAGAGCCGTTCATCCTGCCGGGCGAGACGCTGTCGAAGTACCTGCCGAAGGAAGAGCGTGAGGCTATCGATCGCGCTGAGGCAGAGGCTGCAGCGAAGCTGCCGAAGGCCCATGTGGCTGCGGCCAGCACCGAGTTTGTGATCAGCGGATGGGATGGCGGAACGGTTCTGCCGGGTGAGACGCTTCGTTCGCGTGGCGCAGCGCCTGCAGCTTCTTCTTCCTCTTCGCGTTCGGAAGAGGTTTCTGCCGAGGACATTCGCCGCTATGCGCGGGATGATCGCGGTGAGAGGAAGGGACGTGGCGAGAACACGGGCGATGACCGCCGTCGCGATCGCGATGCGCGCCGTGGTCGTCGTGACCGCAACATTGATCCTGCTGAGGCCGTGTTGCCCGCGGTGACGAGCCAGCATGAGCCGGAAGCAACGGTACTGCCGTTCTCCGATGATGCGCCGTCGTACGAAGTGGCTGAGACGGAAGAGCGCTTTGCGCAGCATGACCAGGACGACGCACACGCGGAGTTCATCGCGCAGCGACTGGAAGCGCAGGAGCAGCTTGAAGAAGTTGAGCCGAGCTATGAAGTCAGCACCGAAATGGCACCTGAGGCAGAGATCCCGGCAGCGGTGATCGAGGCGGTCGAAGAGTTCCACGAGACGGTGGAGGAGTACGAGCCGGAAGAGAATGCGTCGGCGTCGTTCCGCGTGGACAATGGCGATCAGCGCGAGTTCCGTCAGAGTGCTCCCGATGCGGAGCCGTTGGCGGAGGAGAGCGAAGCGGCTGCTGAAGAGCACTCCTTCACGAGCGTGCAGGCGACGGGCGAGATGATCTCTGAGCCGATGATCGAGGAAGAGATGCTGGATGAGGCTGATCCGCTCGACCACGAACGTGCTGTGCAGGGAACGCATCTGGGCGAGAGCGAAGGCACGCCGATGGCTGCGCCGATGTTCGCACCTGGCGAAGGTGAGTTGGAAGAAGAGCTGCTCGATGACGAAGAGGATGGCACGCTGATGCTGTCGGCGAGCGCCTTTGACGATGACACGGAAGAAGAGACGCTGGAGGCTGCTCCGGAGCTTGGCGGGCTGCTCGACGAGATGTCGCTCGACGCGCTGGTGCATGAGGACGAAGACGAGGACGAGGGCATTGACTTCGAGGACGATGACCTTGAGGAAGATGAACTCGATGCGGGTTCGGAGATTGCTGGTGCAGAGGTAAGCGAAGGCGAAGAAGAGCCGTTTGCCGAGAGCACGGAGCTGGACGAGAATGGTGAGCCGGTGGCTCGCGCTGAGGGCGGCGAACGCCGCGAGCGCGGACGTCGCGGTGGCCGTGGTCGTCGTGGTGGACGCGAGCGTGAGCGTGGGGAACGCCGCGAGCGTCCGGCCGCAGCGGAGGCGACCGAAGCTGCTCCTGCAGAGGAGAGCGAGCGTCGCGAGGGTGGCGAAGAGCGCAGCAGCGGTGGTGGTCGTCGTGACCGTCGTGGCATGGCTGGCTCGCGTTCGGGTGGCCGGATGTCGCGTGCTTCTGCACAGCTGACGGATCTGCCCGCGATCAGCGATCTGCTGAAGCCGGGACAGGAAGTTCTGGTACAGATCGCCAAGGAGCCGATTGCGAAGAAGGGTGCGCGCATCACGTCGCACATTGCTTTGCCGGGCCGCTTCCTGGTGTTCATGCCGACTGTTTCGCATGTGGGTGTTTCGCGCAAGATTGAAAGCGATGGCGAGCGTCGTCGCTTGAAGGAAATCCTGCTGAGCGAGCGTGGTGACGCTTCAGGCGGCTTCATCGTTCGCACGGCGGCGTCGGGCGCGAGCGAAGAGGAGCTGCGTAGCGATCTTCGCTTCCTGCTGAACCTGTGGGCGGACATCAAGTCCCGCTCGGAGTCGTCGAAGTCACCGGCGCTGATCTATCACGATCTCAACCTTGTCGAGCGTATCCTGCGCGACCAGGTAACGGACAACTTCTCGGCGATCTGGGTGGATACGGAAGATGCGTATGAGCGCGTTCTGCGCTTCCTGCAGCGCTTCCAGCCGAGCCTGATCCGCCGCGTGAAGCTGTACTCGAAGGAGACGCCGCTGTTTGAACAGTTCGGCATCACCGAAGAGATCAACAAGGCACTGCGTTCGAAGGTGTGGCTGAAGTCGGGTGGATCGATCGTGATCAACCAGACGGAAGCGCTGGTGGCGATCGACATCAACACCGGCAAGTATGTCGGCAAGACGGCCCGCCTGGAAGACACGATTGTGAAGACGAACCTCGATGCGATCCCCGAGATCGTACGCCAGATTCGCCTGCGCGATCTAGGCGGCATCATTGTGATCGACTTTATCGACATGGACGAGCGCAAGAACCGTCACAAGGTTCTGGCTGCCCTTGAAGAGGAGTTGAAGAAGGACCGCGCACCGTCGAAGGTTCTGCAGTTCAACGACTTTGGGCTGGTTGCGATCACGCGTAAGCGTGTGAAGCAGTCGCTGGAGCGCACGTTGTCGACGACCTGCAACATCTGCGCCGGTACGGGCATGGTGAAGTCGCCGATCACGGTCTGCAACGAGATTTACATCGAGCTGCGCAAGATGCACAAGCATCTGGACAAGGGCGATGTGATGCTGCGCGTGAACCCTGAAGTAGTGAAGCAGTTGAAGGCCGGAAGCGGCAAGTGGCTGCAGGAGATGGAAGAGATGAGCGGCAAGACGATCCTCGTGAAGAGCGATCCGGCGCTGCATCCCGAGCAGTTCGACATCCACTAG
- the rodA gene encoding rod shape-determining protein RodA: MVRSKFRDFDWTLLGFVLVLSVISVLEIRSATAMTKFHGFQTKQIIFLCIGTVLMFGMSLIDYHRLLDIAYVAYGISVGLLVAVLIPHIGQKVLGARRWINFGGGFHFQPSEWVKLVLIVAMARFLWGRAGEGKELSWKDIGKACALILIPMALVLKQPDLGTGLTYFPVLAVGMFLGGMRWKQAGIILLGLLVVLGIGFAAGKRLKPYQQKRIDAFLNPDSDPKGSGYQIKQSLIAVGSGGVWGQGANKGSQTQGDFLPIPYTDFIFAAFCEEHGFVGATFVLVLYFLILVRLIQNAQMASDPPGTLLVMGAVGIMIFQIAINIGMCIGLMPVTGIPLPLMSYGGSSILFTFLSLGIVMNVRMKRFVN, encoded by the coding sequence ATGGTTCGCTCAAAATTTCGGGACTTCGATTGGACGTTGCTGGGGTTTGTCCTGGTTTTGAGCGTGATCAGCGTGCTGGAGATCCGGTCAGCGACCGCGATGACCAAGTTTCATGGCTTCCAGACCAAGCAGATTATCTTTCTCTGCATTGGGACGGTGCTGATGTTTGGGATGTCGTTGATCGACTATCACCGGCTGCTGGATATTGCGTACGTTGCCTATGGCATCAGCGTTGGGCTGTTGGTGGCGGTGCTGATTCCGCATATCGGGCAAAAGGTGCTGGGTGCGCGGCGGTGGATCAACTTCGGCGGAGGTTTTCATTTTCAGCCGTCGGAGTGGGTGAAGCTGGTGCTGATTGTGGCCATGGCCCGCTTTTTGTGGGGGCGGGCGGGCGAGGGCAAGGAGCTGAGCTGGAAGGACATCGGCAAGGCTTGTGCGCTGATTCTGATCCCGATGGCGCTGGTGCTGAAGCAGCCCGATCTGGGGACTGGGTTGACGTACTTCCCGGTGCTGGCTGTGGGGATGTTCCTGGGTGGGATGCGGTGGAAGCAGGCTGGCATCATTCTGCTGGGACTGCTGGTGGTGCTGGGAATTGGCTTTGCGGCGGGCAAACGGCTGAAGCCGTATCAGCAGAAGCGTATTGACGCGTTTTTGAACCCGGACTCGGACCCGAAGGGCTCGGGGTATCAGATTAAGCAGTCGCTGATCGCGGTGGGCTCGGGCGGTGTGTGGGGGCAGGGCGCGAACAAGGGCTCGCAGACGCAGGGAGATTTTCTGCCGATTCCGTACACGGACTTTATCTTCGCGGCGTTCTGCGAGGAGCATGGGTTTGTGGGCGCGACGTTTGTGCTGGTGCTGTACTTCCTGATCCTGGTGCGGCTGATCCAGAACGCGCAGATGGCGAGCGACCCGCCGGGGACGCTGCTGGTGATGGGCGCAGTGGGGATCATGATCTTCCAGATCGCGATCAATATCGGGATGTGCATCGGGCTGATGCCGGTGACGGGTATTCCGCTGCCGCTGATGAGCTACGGCGGATCGTCGATCCTTTTCACGTTTCTGTCGCTGGGAATCGTGATGAATGTGCGTATGAAGCGGTTTGTGAACTAG
- the mreD gene encoding rod shape-determining protein MreD — protein sequence MAEHSYTSRRELDQYYFHPVVTVVAPLVLVLLQTVLPKVFPRIAIFDLPLIAVIFFAVARRSPIAGAVTGTLVGLFQDGLTNHPFGVYGIAKAFVGYMAASIGFAVDMENMVNRAVLTFVASLFQSVIELIIEHGLLGDSTMHFLPLHGWPLHELIRAVVNTLVAIPLFFLLDRFKQRE from the coding sequence ATGGCCGAACATAGTTACACCTCCCGGCGCGAACTCGATCAGTATTACTTCCATCCGGTCGTCACGGTGGTTGCCCCGCTGGTTCTGGTACTGCTGCAAACTGTTCTGCCGAAAGTGTTTCCGCGCATCGCGATCTTTGACCTGCCCTTGATTGCGGTCATCTTCTTCGCCGTCGCGCGGCGCTCGCCGATTGCGGGCGCGGTGACGGGTACGCTGGTCGGGCTCTTTCAGGACGGGCTGACCAACCACCCCTTCGGCGTCTACGGAATTGCGAAAGCCTTCGTCGGCTATATGGCTGCAAGCATTGGCTTTGCGGTGGACATGGAGAACATGGTCAACCGTGCCGTGCTCACCTTTGTCGCCAGCCTCTTCCAGTCCGTGATTGAACTCATCATCGAGCATGGCCTGCTGGGGGACTCGACGATGCACTTTTTGCCGCTGCATGGCTGGCCGCTGCATGAGTTGATTCGTGCGGTCGTCAACACGCTTGTGGCGATACCGTTGTTCTTCCTGTTGGATCGTTTCAAGCAGCGTGAGTAG
- a CDS encoding DUF433 domain-containing protein gives MDDLSRITHNPEVMQGKACIRGMRVTVGMVIGLMGSGVSIEEVLAAYPYLEREDILQALRYAALSTQSSELIPTVA, from the coding sequence ATGGACGATCTGAGCCGCATCACCCACAATCCGGAAGTCATGCAGGGCAAGGCCTGTATCCGCGGAATGCGCGTCACGGTCGGCATGGTCATTGGTCTTATGGGCAGCGGTGTTTCGATCGAGGAAGTGCTTGCAGCCTACCCCTATCTCGAGAGGGAAGACATACTCCAGGCCTTGCGTTACGCAGCGTTGAGCACACAATCCAGTGAGCTCATCCCTACCGTCGCATGA
- the mreC gene encoding rod shape-determining protein MreC, which yields MDSFFTRFRNPLTLMALVLVQVVALATQVQRPAPNGIGLEDGHKVTLMRRWVLAVVSPFERATHGASSGVRHLWSNYIDLRHTREQNQGLKTEIARLRTEEAEFAEDAHEGRRLAALLQFKQSYISSTVVAEVIGTSGSDRARVLTLDKGSAEGLKPDMAVMTPDGVVGKLRDVSTHTSQLLLLSDPTAGAGVLLASTRIRGILRGAANGQVQIDNLTSDSRIKPGEHVLTSGGDGVFPRGLPVGVIESLAPDPQHQPYLAIVVKPFANLQRLEEVLVITGTQQGLPAKAAADADAAEATADSNKRAADMVAERLPGLNDDKQNATGAGTDPKNTALPTPVLPKPQPVVHPDRYSPDSSPPADQLQPGAPAPKSDSDSKPGDQ from the coding sequence ATGGACTCTTTTTTCACTCGATTCCGTAATCCGCTGACGTTGATGGCGCTCGTCCTGGTGCAGGTCGTCGCGCTCGCCACGCAGGTGCAGCGCCCTGCGCCCAACGGCATCGGTCTGGAAGACGGGCATAAGGTCACCTTGATGCGGCGCTGGGTTCTCGCCGTCGTTAGCCCGTTTGAGCGGGCCACGCACGGCGCAAGCTCCGGGGTTCGCCATCTGTGGTCGAACTATATTGATCTGCGCCACACCCGCGAGCAGAACCAGGGGCTGAAGACCGAAATCGCCCGCCTGCGCACCGAAGAAGCCGAGTTCGCGGAAGACGCGCACGAAGGCCGCCGCCTCGCCGCGTTGCTGCAGTTCAAGCAAAGCTACATCTCTTCCACCGTCGTGGCTGAAGTCATCGGGACCAGCGGCTCCGACCGCGCCCGCGTGCTCACGCTGGACAAAGGCTCAGCCGAAGGCCTGAAGCCGGATATGGCCGTGATGACGCCCGACGGCGTTGTTGGCAAACTCCGCGACGTCTCCACGCATACCTCGCAGCTTTTGCTGCTCAGCGACCCCACCGCCGGGGCTGGCGTTCTACTCGCCTCCACGCGCATTCGCGGCATTCTGCGCGGCGCCGCAAACGGCCAGGTGCAGATCGACAACCTGACCTCAGACTCCCGCATCAAGCCCGGCGAGCATGTGCTCACCTCTGGTGGCGATGGCGTCTTCCCGCGCGGCCTGCCCGTCGGCGTCATCGAGTCGCTCGCTCCCGACCCGCAGCACCAGCCGTACCTGGCGATCGTGGTGAAGCCCTTCGCGAACCTGCAGCGGCTGGAAGAAGTCCTCGTGATTACGGGAACCCAGCAGGGCTTGCCCGCAAAGGCTGCCGCCGATGCCGATGCCGCTGAGGCCACCGCCGACTCCAACAAACGCGCTGCCGACATGGTGGCCGAACGCCTGCCGGGGCTCAACGACGACAAGCAGAACGCCACAGGCGCGGGGACTGATCCAAAGAACACCGCGCTGCCGACGCCGGTTCTGCCCAAGCCGCAGCCTGTCGTCCATCCCGACCGCTACTCGCCGGACTCTTCGCCGCCTGCAGATCAGTTGCAGCCCGGTGCGCCTGCTCCCAAAAGCGACTCCGACTCGAAGCCAGGAGACCAGTAA
- the mrdA gene encoding penicillin-binding protein 2, translated as MEIESFRREDKLSAEKLAATPYIVALVLLVLGIGLWRLSVMGADNYRVLAEQNRIRKVPVLAPRGKIFDREGRIIVDNYPSVSCYLLREQVKNLDADLPRIAEGLHMPLEQIQVILKRYSYTPKYQPLPLKQDITPDEQAFIEAHRNELPELQTLDEQRRLYPRDGFMAHVIGYVGEVSENDLNQSRYAFYSPGDVVGKSGIEESYDEVLRGQDGSRDVIVNSHGKEVGLMGQEMAKPGRDIYLTIDLDLQKAAERALEGKSGAIVAMDPHTGEILAMASRPTFDPNEFAVRLSKAYWQSILTNPDHPMMNKAIQAQLAPGSTFKVIMTLAGLQENVAQDLKVECNGGATFYGHFFGCDRHHGYVDIHNALPYSCDTYYYTLANKLGIDTMARYANSVGVGVKTGVDLPEEAAGTMPSQQWKMRVMHDKWYAGETISVGIGQGAIQATPLQMARALSGIASGGVLRRPHLVMDSELSPQELAAVKQSFPGSGDKTIPLTAANWQIITDDMAGVTGPIGTAAEAHLDGVDFVGKTGTADVVSGRKKGDHNRNTIPNAWFVGMTPRRNPDIVVAVLWEHGYWGNNSAKLAAQVITAFVNKQRARAGNLVKVATVKPEVGIGGTAEATPAEPDVEHAAAKKDDE; from the coding sequence ATGGAAATCGAAAGCTTTCGCCGCGAAGATAAGCTCTCTGCCGAGAAGCTTGCTGCTACGCCGTACATTGTGGCGCTGGTGCTTCTTGTCCTGGGCATCGGACTTTGGCGGCTTTCTGTCATGGGAGCGGACAATTATCGTGTTCTGGCCGAGCAGAATCGCATCCGCAAGGTTCCGGTTCTGGCTCCGCGCGGCAAGATTTTCGACCGCGAAGGCCGCATCATCGTCGACAACTATCCGTCGGTGAGCTGCTATCTGTTGCGCGAGCAGGTGAAGAACCTGGACGCCGATCTGCCTCGTATTGCCGAGGGCCTTCATATGCCCTTAGAGCAGATTCAGGTGATTTTGAAACGTTATTCGTACACACCCAAATATCAGCCTCTTCCGCTGAAGCAGGACATCACGCCGGACGAGCAGGCGTTCATCGAAGCCCATCGGAACGAGCTGCCCGAACTGCAGACTCTCGACGAGCAGCGTCGGCTGTACCCCCGCGACGGCTTCATGGCGCACGTCATCGGCTACGTTGGCGAGGTGAGCGAGAACGACCTCAATCAGTCGCGCTATGCGTTCTATTCGCCGGGCGATGTTGTGGGCAAGAGCGGTATTGAGGAGAGTTACGACGAGGTTCTGCGCGGTCAGGATGGATCTCGCGATGTGATCGTGAACTCACACGGCAAGGAAGTCGGGTTGATGGGACAGGAGATGGCTAAGCCGGGCCGCGATATCTACCTGACCATTGACCTTGATCTGCAGAAGGCCGCAGAGCGGGCGCTTGAGGGCAAGTCCGGTGCAATTGTGGCGATGGACCCGCATACGGGCGAGATTCTCGCGATGGCCTCGCGGCCGACGTTCGATCCGAACGAGTTTGCGGTGCGGTTGTCGAAGGCTTACTGGCAGTCGATTTTGACCAATCCCGATCATCCGATGATGAACAAGGCGATTCAGGCGCAGCTTGCTCCGGGGTCAACGTTCAAGGTCATCATGACACTGGCCGGGTTGCAGGAGAACGTGGCGCAGGACCTGAAGGTGGAGTGCAACGGGGGAGCGACGTTCTACGGCCACTTCTTCGGCTGCGACCGGCACCATGGCTACGTCGATATTCACAACGCGCTGCCGTACTCGTGCGACACGTATTACTACACGCTGGCGAACAAGCTGGGCATCGACACGATGGCGCGCTATGCGAACTCGGTGGGTGTGGGTGTGAAAACGGGTGTGGACCTTCCTGAAGAAGCGGCAGGCACGATGCCGAGCCAGCAGTGGAAGATGCGGGTGATGCACGACAAGTGGTACGCGGGCGAGACGATCTCGGTGGGCATCGGGCAGGGAGCGATTCAGGCGACGCCGCTGCAGATGGCGCGCGCGTTGTCGGGAATTGCCTCGGGCGGCGTTCTGCGCAGGCCGCATCTGGTGATGGATAGCGAGCTTTCGCCGCAGGAGCTGGCTGCGGTGAAGCAGAGCTTCCCGGGCTCGGGCGATAAGACGATTCCTTTGACGGCGGCCAACTGGCAGATCATCACGGACGATATGGCCGGGGTGACGGGGCCGATTGGAACGGCGGCGGAAGCGCATCTGGACGGCGTGGATTTCGTCGGCAAGACGGGCACGGCTGACGTCGTGAGCGGCCGCAAGAAGGGCGATCACAACCGCAATACGATTCCCAACGCGTGGTTTGTTGGTATGACGCCTCGCCGTAACCCGGATATTGTCGTGGCGGTGTTGTGGGAGCACGGCTACTGGGGCAATAACTCGGCGAAGCTGGCGGCGCAGGTGATTACGGCGTTTGTGAATAAGCAGCGCGCGCGGGCGGGGAACCTGGTGAAGGTGGCAACGGTGAAGCCGGAGGTGGGTATCGGTGGAACGGCCGAAGCTACGCCTGCCGAGCCGGATGTGGAGCATGCGGCGGCGAAGAAAGATGACGAGTAG
- a CDS encoding aromatic ring-hydroxylating dioxygenase subunit alpha yields the protein MATSSSFVPASSVVDAASRAASLLPRNCTFLESDWKVLATQWFPVAFSSEVTDKPHAARLLDERVVVYRITDGTVRAAKDICFHRGAPMSMGKVQGDEIVCGYHGLRYDTDGQCVCIPAHPGAKISPRLRLHMLGAQEAFGLVWVQLLPDDSAKLPVMDEWNDADYVQVLPNSVPMKAAAGRQLEGFLDVSHFAFVHTETFGEVENVEVPDYKVERTEHGFVADYISTVSNYGHGYKHLNPEGFLWRRRFETYLPFTAKLTVFFPNEGQLHILNVASPVSARETKLFVPICRNFDVDAPMEATLEFNHQVFAEDQEFVEAQYPEDLPLDLQAEAHFPADRSSILYRRMLAELGLGRSFTA from the coding sequence ATGGCTACCTCTTCTTCTTTTGTCCCTGCTTCAAGCGTTGTTGACGCTGCGTCACGCGCGGCCTCGTTGCTGCCCCGGAACTGCACTTTCCTTGAGTCTGACTGGAAGGTATTGGCGACGCAGTGGTTCCCCGTGGCGTTTTCGAGCGAGGTGACGGACAAGCCGCATGCAGCGCGTCTGCTGGATGAGCGTGTGGTGGTGTACCGCATTACCGATGGCACTGTGCGAGCGGCGAAGGACATCTGCTTTCATCGCGGAGCGCCGATGAGTATGGGCAAAGTGCAGGGCGATGAGATTGTGTGTGGTTACCATGGTCTGCGCTACGACACGGATGGTCAGTGCGTGTGCATCCCCGCACATCCGGGTGCAAAGATTTCGCCGCGTCTACGGTTGCACATGCTGGGAGCGCAGGAGGCGTTTGGCCTGGTGTGGGTACAGTTGCTGCCGGATGACTCCGCGAAGCTGCCTGTGATGGATGAGTGGAACGATGCAGACTATGTGCAGGTGCTGCCGAACAGCGTGCCCATGAAGGCTGCCGCAGGGCGGCAGCTTGAAGGCTTTCTCGATGTGAGCCACTTTGCGTTCGTGCATACGGAGACGTTTGGTGAAGTGGAGAACGTCGAAGTGCCCGACTATAAGGTCGAACGCACGGAACATGGCTTTGTGGCCGACTACATCAGCACGGTGAGCAACTACGGGCATGGCTACAAGCACCTGAACCCTGAGGGTTTTCTGTGGCGACGGCGCTTTGAGACGTATCTGCCGTTCACGGCAAAGCTGACGGTGTTCTTTCCGAACGAGGGACAGTTGCACATTCTGAATGTGGCGTCGCCGGTGTCAGCGCGTGAGACAAAGCTGTTCGTGCCGATCTGCCGCAACTTCGACGTGGATGCTCCGATGGAAGCGACGCTGGAGTTCAACCACCAGGTGTTTGCCGAAGATCAGGAGTTTGTTGAGGCGCAGTATCCCGAAGACCTGCCGCTGGACCTGCAGGCTGAAGCGCACTTTCCTGCCGATCGCAGCTCGATCCTGTATCGCCGAATGCTTGCGGAGTTGGGGCTTGGCCGCAGCTTCACGGCATAG